The Podospora pseudocomata strain CBS 415.72m chromosome 3, whole genome shotgun sequence genome window below encodes:
- a CDS encoding hypothetical protein (EggNog:ENOG503NU7U; COG:G) produces MDTKSSPLNHHHVGHAESPSKPPSDPEKPPPPNEDIQHFRSQSPEWHASFERTLVRKIDLRLLPCLILMYLLNFLDRANLAQARQGTLEADLGMSGTDFNFATSIFFVSYLVFQLPSNLLITRVRPSIYLTGAMCLWGAVSACSGATKSFAQLVVVRILLGFVEAPFFPGAVFLMSSWYTRAELTRRMSYFYSGNALANMFGGLIGAAVLGKMEGAQGIAGWRWLFIIEGVVTIAVALIAMWVLPDYPSTTRWLSPQEREYASWRLLADINESDDQRAKTVWQGTKLALLDYRLYLFVLLQHLSLLSQTFQYFFPSIVGTLGYGKIETLWLTAPVWFATFLISVCVTWTSARTKDRSLHIFGLMLVSAVGNAIATGTTVTGARFFAMFLMPMGAVSAYQIILSWIANSFPRPMVKRGAAVAIANMVGNTASIYGSYMYPQTAAPQYTPGGSANSAICLLVGLLAIVLRYLHKWENTKLEKAERQRAENAEAGAVSDSSVGDVRADGFRYVY; encoded by the exons ATGGACACCAAATCATCACCCCTTaaccatcatcatgtcgGCCATGCAGAATCCCCAAGCAAACCCCCCAGCGACCCCGAgaaaccaccgccacccaaCGAAGACATCCAACACTTCCGCTCTCAATCCCCAGAATGGCACGCCTCCTTCGAACGAACCCTCGTCCGCAAAATcgacctccgcctcctcccctgccTAATCCTCATGtacctcctcaacttcctcgaccgcgccaacctcgcccaagCCCGCCAGGGAACCTTGGAGGCAGACCTCGGCATGTCAGGCACTGACTTCAACTTCGCCACgtccatcttcttcgtctcctACCTCGTCTTCCAGCTGCCGTCGAACCTCCTCATAACAAGAGTCAGGCCGAGCATTTACCTGACGGGGGCTATGTGCCTCTGGGGGGCCGTCTCTGCTTGCAGCGGTGCGACCAAGAGCTTTGCgcagttggtggtggtgaggatttTGCTGGGTTTTGTCGAGGCGCCGTTTTTCCCGGGGGCCGTGTTCTTGATGAGCAGTTGGTATACGAGGGCTGAattgacgaggaggatgtcgtaCTTTTACTCAGGGAATGCGTTGGCGAACATGTTTGGGGGGCTGATAGGAGCAGCTGTTTTGGGAAAGATGGAGGGTGCTCAGGGGATTgctgggtggaggtggttgtttaTTATC GAGGGTGTTGTTACCATCGCGGTTGCTCTGATAGCCATGTGGGTGTTGCCCGACTACCCAAGCACGACGCGCTGGTTGAGTCCACAAGAACGAGAGTACGCTTCATGGAGACTTCTGGCCGACATCAACGAGTCCGACGACCAAAGGGCCAAGACGGTCTGGCAAGGCACCAAGCTCGCATTACTAGACTACCGGCTCTATCTGTTTGTCCTGCTGCAGCATCTCAGCTTGCTGTCGCAGACATTCCAGTATTTCTTCCCCAGTATTGTTGGAACACTAGGCTACGGAAAGATCGAAACGCTTTGGCTGACGGCCCCTGTCTGGTTCGCCACATTTTTGATTTCGGTATGCGTTACCTGGACGTCGGCTCGGACAAAGGATCGATCCCTCCATATTTTTGGTCTGATGCTGGTATCAGCGGTGGGCAACGCGATTGCTACTGGTACGACAGTCACCGGGGCAAGGTTCTTTGCCATGTTTCTGATGCCCATGGGGGCCGTTTCTGCTT ATCAAATCATCCTGTCATGGATTGCCAACTCGTTCCCCCGTCCCATGGTCAAGCGCGGCGCGGCGGTGGCCATCGCTAACATGGTGGGCAATACGGCTAGTATCTACGGCTCGTACATGTACCCTCAAACGGCGGCACCGCAATACACCCCCGGAGGGAGCGCGAACTCGGCTATTTGTTTGCTTGTTGGTCTGTTGGCGATTGTGTTACGGTATCTCCACAAGTGGGAGAACACAAAGCTTGAAAAGGCTGAAAGGCAGAGGGCAGAGAATGCTGAAGCGGGTGCTGTGTCGGATTCCTCTGTGGGGGATGTCAGGGCTGATGGGTTCAGGTATGTTTATTAA
- a CDS encoding hypothetical protein (EggNog:ENOG503NUBC; COG:H; CAZy:GT1) produces the protein MVPVPAWQSCHARLYVPSVVASFVVAMLRDIPLIPEQSSIHVTTQFVAFVSATDRVGCKIATASYPEGLSWRLSLVAFVRSLLLEVDPLPVQDVYLGICRGNPMGINPLWCRLRVQSTSSHLAIHSLLSTQTRYILLDQTTNMGDARDLTSPNGHPPLTSPEKPVLLFMTLNASGHTAGAAQIAKHLHFNRGYKDIYFIAGPRFQPLIESTGAKYIKNPFEYDVPKVQEGSTEGEAFFEGMKAVFGESIVPSYHVLRKTLEDIRVAHPEPRKILFVHEALSQGLLPYQYGCPLPKGYTSLPKTINWHTSIYTSSDPDFPPFGLGLKYDPTPENKAVWKTMHAGGKTMWKPLIEHYDQKLQELGSTKRFTDLPLDVAMTGGDVTVMATTASLEYPNVTKDPKKFRLVGGLPVRALDKNLVYPPWWEELTLNSALSDSDPAKKKVVFVTQGTIHRAYHELMIPVIQAMADREDVLVVATLGEKGEPNPLPEEETPRNVRMVDYFPYEAILPHADVFVSNAGYGGFMHGIMNGVPMVLAGLIADKGDVCQRAARAGVAVNLGVSNPSVEQVKEGIDTVLGDEKYRQRVKEIEEENVKADSLGQIESIIEELLSHE, from the exons ATGGTTCCTGTTCCGGCTTGGCAATCATGCCATGCCC GGCTGTATGTGCCCAGCGTGGTCGCCTCCTTTGTCGTTGCAATGCTGCGGGATATTCCGCTGATCCCAGAGCAAAGCTCGATCCACGTTACAACACAATTTGTAGCGTTTGTCAGCGCAACGGATCGTGTTGGTTGCAAGATTGCAACGGCGAGCTACCCGGAGGGTCTTTCCTGGCGGCTCTCATTGGTAGCCTTTGTCCGATCACTGTTGTTGGAAGTTGATCCCCTCCCTGTTCAGGATGTATATCTGGGGATATGTAGAGGTAACCCAATGGGTATAAATCCTCTTTGGTGTCGCCTCCGGGTTCAATCCACTTCTTCCCATCTCGCCATTCACTCCCTGCTCTCAACTCAAACACGCTACATCTTGCTTGATCAAACCACCAACATGGGAGACGCCCGAGATCTCACCAGCCCCAACggccacccccctctcacctCCCCTGAGAAACCCGTCCTTCTCTTCATGACCCTGAACGCCTCAGGCCATACCGCCGGCGCGGCCCAGATAGCAAAGCACCTCCACTTCAACCGCGGCTACAAAGACATCTACTTCATCGCCGGGCCCCGcttccaacccctcatcGAGAGCACCGGCGCAAAATACATCAAAAACCCCTTCGAGTACGACGTCCCCAAAGTCCAAGAAGGCTCCACTGAAGGCGAGGCCTTTTTCGAAGGAATGAAAGCCGTGTTTGGGGAGTCCATCGTTCCGTCGTATCACGTTCTGAGGAAAACACTCGAGGACATCCGCGTCGCTCATCCTGAGCCACGGAAGATTCTGTTCGTCCACGAGGCGTTGTCTCAGGGTTTGCTGCCGTATCAATACGGCTGCCCCTTACCCAAGGGttacacctccctccccaagaCCATAAACTGGCACACGAGCATCTACACCAGCTCCGACCCCGATTTTCCTCCCTTTGGTCTTGGTCTGAAGTACGACCCCACCCCTGAAAACAAGGCAGTCTGGAAGACCATGCACGCAGGAGGCAAGACAATGTGGAAGCCACTGATTGAGCACTACGATCAAAAACTCCAAGAGCTGGGGTCCACCAAAAGGTTCACCGACCTGCCGCTTGATGTGGCCATGACCGGCGGGGACGTCACCGTCatggccaccaccgcctcgcTCGAATACCCAAACGTGACCAAGGACCCCAAAAAATTCCGTCTTGTCGGTGGGTTGCCCGTCAGGGCGCTGGACAAGAACCTCGTATACCCCCCTTGGTGGGAGGAACTCACGCTCAACAGCGCCCTTTCCGACTCGGACCCGGCAAAGAAAAAGGTCGTCTTCGTCACCCAGGGTACCATCCACCGCGCCTACCACGAGCTGATGATCCCGGTCATTCAGGCAATGGCTGACAGGGAGGATGTCTTGGTGGTTGCTACCctgggagaaaaaggggagcCGAATCCCCTACCAGAAGAGGAAACACCCAGGAATGTCAGAATGGTGGATTACTTCCCTTATGAGGCCATCCTTCCCCATGCAGATGTCTTTGTCTCCAACGCTGGTTATGGCGGGTTCATGCACGGGATCATGAACGGGGTGCCGATGGTGCTGGCGGGGTTGATCGCCGACAAGGGGGACGTTTGCCagcgggcggcgagggcgggggtggcggttAATTTGGGGGTGTCCAACCCGTCGGTGGAGCAAGTCAAGGAGGGTATTGACAcggtgttgggggatgaAAAGTACAGACAGAGAGTGAAAGAGATTGAAGAGGAGAATGTCAAGGCGGATTCCCTGGGGCAGATTGAAAGTATTATTGAGGAGCTGCTGAGCCATGAGTAA
- a CDS encoding hypothetical protein (EggNog:ENOG503NXUF; COG:G), translated as MADVEKEVAQQSLQERTATSKDGTSSDELEFDYTEEEEAIVRRKIDWHTVPLVTLLYMLCFLDRINIGNARIQGLARDLDMVEGVRFNWALSIFYIIYLLVEVPSNILLKAIGARFYLPLLVCGFGLVSLCTAFVKDFAGLMVARSFLGVFEGGAMPGMAFFLSCFYKRNELLFRIGIYVSAASIAGAFGGLLAAALSQIPSWGAAGAEIHTWRNIFFFEGLITVIIGLLAPIWMPTDPSTAYFLNERERKIAAERLLREHRSDPARKVTWADVKAAVFCIHNYTCALAFFLINITVQGLSVFLPTILNDLGWTNTQAQLYSVPPYVCACVVAIAVAWLSDKSGQRGVWLGSFACIAVVGFAILRWVENTNVRYMAVFFVTIGAFPGGPGFLSWAMNNSAGPSVRAVTSAYVVTLGTIGGIVATWTYIFYDGPKYHTGHTINLVGQIVTACCALFGVLYCARENRVRAAGKRDHRLEGLTEEEAEELGSRHPRFRYWT; from the exons atggccgacGTGGAAAAGGAAGTCG CCCAGCAGTCGTTGCAGGAGCGCACGGCAACCTCCAAGGATGGCACCTCTTCCGATGAGCTCGAGTTCGATTAcactgaggaggaggaggccatcgtCCGCCGCAAGATCGACTGGCACACGGTGCCTCTGGTGACGCTCCTCTACATGCTGTGCTTCCTCGACCGCATCAACATCGGCAATGCGCGTATCCAAGGATTGGCCAGGGACCTCGACATGGTGGAAGGCGTCAGGTTCAACTGggccctctccatcttctaCATCATCTACCTGCTCGTCGAGGTGCCcagcaacatcctcctcaaggcCATCGGAGCGCGTTTCTACCTCCCACTTCTCGTCTGCGGCTTCGGCCTCGTCTCGTTGTGCACCGCCTTCGTCAAGGATTTCGCTGGCCTCATGGTCGCCCGTTCGTTCCTGGGTGTCTTTGAGGGTGGTGCCATGCCTGGTatggccttcttcctgagCTGCTTCTACAAGCGCAACGAGCTCCTGTTCCGCATCGGTATTTACGTCTCGGCTGCTTCCATCGCCGGTGCTTTTGGTGGTCTCCTGGCCGCCGCCTTGTCCCAGATCCCCTCGTGGGGAGCCGCGGGCGCCGAGATCCACACGTGGCGcaacatcttcttctttgagGGTCTCATCACCGTCATCATTGGTCTTTTGGCGCCCATTTGGATGCCTACTGATCCGTCGACCGCCTACTTCCTCAACGAACGCGAGCGAAAGATCGCCGCTGAGCGTTTGTTGCGTGAGCACAGGTCTGATCCCGCCAGGAAGGTCACCTGGGCCGATGTCAAGGCTGCTGTTTTCTGCATCCACAACTACACCTGCGCcctggccttcttcctcatcaacatcaccgtCCAGGGTCTCTCGGTGTTCCTGCCAACCATCCTCAACGACCTCGGCTGGACCAACACCCAAGCGCAGCTTTACTCTGTGCCTCCCTACGTGTGCGCCTGCGTGGTTGCCATCGCCGTGGCGTGGCTCAGCGACAAGTCCGGGCAGCGTGGTGTCTGGCTGGGTTCGTTTGCCTGCATCGCCGTGGTTGGCTTCGCCATCCTGCGATGGGTCGAGAACACCAACGTTCGCTACATGGCCGTGTTTTTTGTCACCATCGGTGCTTTCCCGGGCGGCCCTGGTTTCCTTAGTTGGGCGATGAACA ATTCTGCGGGGCCTTCGGTTCGGGCTGTTACCAGCGCCTATGTTGTCACGCTTGGAACCATTGGTGGTATCGTCGCAAC TTGGACCTACATCTTCTACGACGGTCCCAAGTATCACACTGGccacaccatcaacctcgtTGGCCAAATCGTCACGGCATGCTGCGCCCTGTTTGGCGTCTTGTACTGTGCGCGGGAGAACAGGGTTCGGGCCGCTGGAAAGCGCGATCACCGTCTGGAGGGTctgaccgaggaggaggccgaggagctgggcaGCAGACACCCTCGTTTCCGCTACTGGACTTGA
- the RFC3 gene encoding Subunit of heteropentameric Replication factor C (RF-C) (COG:L; EggNog:ENOG503NUV3) has translation MSDFEDEMDIDVPVSKDVTFSSSNAAKGKRSAANLPVEAEDSLPWVEKYRPVSLDDVSGHQDILATINKFVDSNRLPHLLLYGPPGTGKTSTILALARRIYGAENMRQMVLELNASDDRGIDVVREQIKTFASTKQIFSLGASTSKTGLAGFKLIILDEADAMTSTAQMALRRIMEKYTVNTRFCIIANYSHKLSPALLSRCTRFRFSPLKERDIRVLVDKVIDEEHIKIKPEAADALVKLSKGDMRRALNVLQACHASSTPLPPKDAPKIPEDQIVRETITVDTIYMCVAAPPPDVIKKIMNTLLSTSDVTACLAAVNSVKVTQGLALADIITALSEELVKLEVKPEVMITWLDLLAQVEHRVAGGASEVIQTGAVVGAVRNGVELMG, from the exons ATGTCCGACTTCGAAGATGAGATGGACATTGATGTCCCCGTCTCCAAAGACGTCACCTTTTCCTCCAGCAATGCAGCCAAGGGCAAGCGCAGTGCCGCCAATCTCCCAGTCGAAGCCGAAGACAGCCTTCCATG GGTCGAAAAGTATCGTCCAGTCTCCCTCGACGACGTCTCTGGCCACCAAGACATCCTCGCTACCATCAACAAGTTCGTCGACTCGAACCGCCTTCCACATCTCCTTCTTTATGGTCCACCCGGCACCGGAAAAacatccaccatcctcgccctgGCCCGACGAATCTACGGTGCCGAGAACATGCGCCAGATGGTCCTCGAGCTCAACGCCTCCGACGACAGAGGTATCGATGTGGTCCGCGAGCAGATCAAGACCTTTGCCTCAACGAAACAGATCTTTAGTCTTGGAGCATCGACCTCCAAGACAGGACTTGCCGGTTTCAAGCTGATCATTCTTGACGAGGCCGACGCCATGACGAGCACAGCCCAGATGGCGCTGAGACGAATCATGGAGAAGTACACTGTCAACACCCGGTTCTGCATTATTGCCAACTACTCCCACAAGCTTAGCCCGGCGCTGCTGTCTCGGTGTACAAGATTTCGGTTCAGTCCCTTGAAGGAGCGGGACATCAGGGTGCTGGTAGACAAGGTTATCGACGAGGAGCACATCAAGATCAAGCCTGAAGCGGCCGACGCGCTAGTGAAGCTCAGCAAAGGTGATATGAGACGAGCGCTGAACGTGTTGCAGGCTTGCCATGCGTCAA GtacacccctcccaccaaaaGACGCCCCCAAAATCCCCGAAGACCAAATCGTCCGCGAAACCATCACGGTCGACACAATCTACATGTGCGTCGCCGCGCCACCACCGGAtgtcatcaagaagatcatGAACACGCTGCTCAGCACGAGCGATGTGACGGCCTGCTTGGCGGCCGTCAACAGCGTCAAGGTCACACAAgggttggcgttggcggATATCATCACTGCGTTGTCggaggagctggtcaagTTGGAGGTAAAGCCAGAAGTTATGATCACCTGGCTTGACCTACTTGCCCAGGTGGAGCATCGGGTAGCAGGCGGCGCCTCGGAGGTCATACAGACTGGGGCTGTCGTTGGGGCAGTAAGGAATGGAGTAGAGTTGATGGGTTGA
- a CDS encoding hypothetical protein (EggNog:ENOG503PBE5), with protein MHAGHTLAIAMWAMTALSLGLVGLRLYTRIRIVRFVGIEDHMYAWTGIFMLVFAACIQVAVHFGLGRSFWTLSPDESSRAIFWTYVANSFAISGNALAKLCMGFFLLRVVQLKWQKLALWFLIVVTVGTSVTLVVMLWNQTTPRKASWDVLRTPGEWNIQIQPMSVGLGGWSSACDFFFAIFPWLFIMSLKMPRREKFLLASGMSLGVM; from the exons ATGCATGCGGGACACACTCTGGCCATTGCCATGTGGGCCATGACGGCGCTGTCTCTTGGACTCGTCGGCCTACGTCTGTACACCCGCATACGAATCGTTCGCTTTGTCGGCATCGAGGACCACATGTACGCATGGACCGGAATATTCATGCTGGTGTTTGCTGCGTGTATTCAAGTCGCTGTTCATTTTGGGTTGGGACGCAGCTTCTGGACTCTTTCTCCGGACGAGTCATCGAGGGCCATCTTCTGGACCTATGTTGCCAACAGCTTCGCCATCTCGGGAAACGCACTCGCCAAGCTCTGCATGGGATTTTTCTTATTACGGGTTGTGCAGCTGAAGTGGCAGAAACTTGCGCTCTGGTTTCTGATTGTTGTTACTGTCGGCACATCGGTAAcactggtggtgatgctgtggAACCAGACGACGCCAAGGAAAGCAAGTTGGGATGTGCTGAGGACGCCTGGAGAGTGGAATATCCAGATTCAACCCATGagtgttgggttgggtg GTTGGTCAAGCGCCTGTGATTTCTTCTTCGCCATCTTCCCTTGGCTCTTCATCATGTCCTTGAAGATGCCGCGTCGGGAAAAGTTCCTTTTGGCCAGTGGCATGAGCCTGGGTGTGATGTAA